A window from Bos indicus isolate NIAB-ARS_2022 breed Sahiwal x Tharparkar chromosome 1, NIAB-ARS_B.indTharparkar_mat_pri_1.0, whole genome shotgun sequence encodes these proteins:
- the CBS gene encoding cystathionine beta-synthase isoform X2, with amino-acid sequence MPFETSPADTLCRSAGCPHLSGAHLGRGSLEKEPPEDKEAKELLWIRPDAPSRCSWQLGRPVADSPHCHAALVKSPKILPDILKKIGDTPMVRINKIGRNFGLKCELLAKCEFFNAGGSVKDRISLRMIEDAEREGTIKPGDTIIEPTSGNTGIGLALAAAVKGYRCIIVMPEKMSTEKVDVLRALGAEIVRTPTNARFDSPESHVGVAWRLRNEIPNSHILDQYRNASNPLAHYDITAEEILQQCDGRLDMLVASAGTGGTITGVARKLKEKCPGCKIVGVDPEGSILAEPEELNQTEQTAYEVEGIGYDFIPTVLDRTVVDKWFKSNDEEAFAFARMLIAQEGLLCGGSSGSAMSVAVKAAQELQEGQRCVVILPDSVRNYMSKFLSDKWMLQKGFMKEEEISVKRPWWWHLQVQELSLSAPLTVLPTVTCEHTIEILREKGFDQAPVVDESGVILGMVTLGNMLSSLLAGKVQPSDQVCKVIYKQFKQIYLTDPLGKLSHILEMDHFALVVHEQIQYRCHGESSKRQMVFGVVTAIDLLNFVATRERNQRTKPESALKLGGAGAEAQL; translated from the exons ATGCCTTTTGAGACATCCCCCGCAGACACCCTCTGCAGGTCTGCAGGGTGCCCCCACCTCTCAGGGGCACACTTGGGGAGAGGGAGCCTGGAGAAGGAGCCTCCAGAGGACAAGGAAGCCAAGGAGCTGCTGTGGATCCGTCCCGACGCCCCAAGCAGGTGTTCCTGGCAACTCGGCAGGCCGGTCGCCGACTCCCCACATTGCCACGCTGCCCT GGTAAAATCTCCAAAAATCTTGCCGGATATCCTGAAGAAAATCGGGGATACCCCGATGGTGAGGATCAACAAGATCGGGAGGAACTTTGGCCTCAAGTGTGAGCTCT TGGCCAAGTGCGAGTTCTTCAACGCGGGCGGGAGCGTGAAGGACCGTATCAGCCTGCGGATGATTGAAGATGCCGAGCGTGAGGGGACCATAAAGCCTGGGGACACGATCATTGAGCCGACGTCGGGGAACACAG GGATTGGGCtggccctggctgctgctgtgaAGGGCTATCGCTGCATCATCGTGATGCCggagaagatgagcacagagAAG GTGGATGTCTTGCGGGCACTGGGGGCTGAGATTGTGAGGACGCCCACCAACGCCAGATTTGACTCCCCCGAGTCGCACGTAGGGGTCGCCTGGAGGCTAAGGAATGAGATCCCCAATTCTCACATCCTGGACCAG TACCGCAACGCCAGCAACCCCCTCGCTCACTATGACATCACGGCCGAGGAGATCCTGCAGCAGTGTGACG GGAGGCTGGACATGCTGGTGGCGTCGGCGGGCACGGGTGGGACCATCACAGGTGTGGCCAGGAAGCTGAAGGAGAAGTGCCCTGGGTGCAAG ATTGTTGGCGTGGATCCCGAAGGCTCCATCCTCGCAGAGCCTGAGGAGCTGAACCAGACGGAGCAGACGGCCTACGAGGTGGAAGGGATCGGCTATGACTTCATCCCCACGGTGCTGGACCGCACG GTGGTGGACAAGTGGTTCAAGAGCAACGATGAGGAGGCCTTTGCCTTCGCCCGCATGCTGATCGCTCAGGAGGGGCTGTTGTGTG GTGGCAGCTCTGGCAGTGCCATGTCCGTGGCCGTGAAGGCcgcccaggagctgcaggaagGCCAGCGCTGTGTGGTGATCCTGCCGGACTCGGTGCGGAACTACAT GTCCAAGTTCCTGAGCGACAAGTGGATGCTGCAGAAGGGCTTCATGAAGGAGGAGGAGATCTCGGTGAAGAGGCCATG GTGGTGGCACCTCCAGGTTCAGGAGCTGAGCCTCTCGGCCCCGCTGACCGTGCTGCCCACTGTCACCTGTGAGCACACCATCGAGATCCTCCGGGAGAAGGGCTTCGACCAGGCGCCCGTGGTGGACGAGTCGGG GGTGATCCTAGGGATGGTGACCCTGGGGAACATGCTGTCGTCCCTGCTCGCAGGGAAGGTTCAGCCATCGGACCAGGTTTGCAAAGTCATCTACAAGCAGTTCAAACAG ATCTATCTGACGGACCCGCTGGGCAAGCTCTCGCACATCCTGGAGATGGACCACTTTGCCCTGGTGGTCCACGAGCAGATCCAGT ACCGATGCCACGGGGAGTCCAGTAAGAGGCAGATGGTGTTCGGGGTCGTCACTGCCATCGACTTGCTGAACTTCGTGGCCACCCGGGAGCGGAACCAGAGGACGAAACCAGAAAGTGCTTTGAAGCTGGGAGGCGCGGGGGCTGAGGCCCAGCTCTGA
- the CBS gene encoding cystathionine beta-synthase isoform X1, giving the protein MPFETSPADTLCRSAGCPHLSGAHLGRGSLEKEPPEDKEAKELLWIRPDAPSRCSWQLGRPVADSPHCHAALVKSPKILPDILKKIGDTPMVRINKIGRNFGLKCELLAKCEFFNAGGSVKDRISLRMIEDAEREGTIKPGDTIIEPTSGNTGIGLALAAAVKGYRCIIVMPEKMSTEKVDVLRALGAEIVRTPTNARFDSPESHVGVAWRLRNEIPNSHILDQYRNASNPLAHYDITAEEILQQCDGRLDMLVASAGTGGTITGVARKLKEKCPGCKIVGVDPEGSILAEPEELNQTEQTAYEVEGIGYDFIPTVLDRTVVDKWFKSNDEEAFAFARMLIAQEGLLCGGSSGSAMSVAVKAAQELQEGQRCVVILPDSVRNYMSKFLSDKWMLQKGFMKEEEISVKRPWWWHLQVQELSLSAPLTVLPTVTCEHTIEILREKGFDQAPVVDESGVILGMVTLGNMLSSLLAGKVQPSDQVCKVIYKQFKQIYLTDPLGKLSHILEMDHFALVVHEQIQSRDLALSGEVGGPADRCHGESSKRQMVFGVVTAIDLLNFVATRERNQRTKPESALKLGGAGAEAQL; this is encoded by the exons ATGCCTTTTGAGACATCCCCCGCAGACACCCTCTGCAGGTCTGCAGGGTGCCCCCACCTCTCAGGGGCACACTTGGGGAGAGGGAGCCTGGAGAAGGAGCCTCCAGAGGACAAGGAAGCCAAGGAGCTGCTGTGGATCCGTCCCGACGCCCCAAGCAGGTGTTCCTGGCAACTCGGCAGGCCGGTCGCCGACTCCCCACATTGCCACGCTGCCCT GGTAAAATCTCCAAAAATCTTGCCGGATATCCTGAAGAAAATCGGGGATACCCCGATGGTGAGGATCAACAAGATCGGGAGGAACTTTGGCCTCAAGTGTGAGCTCT TGGCCAAGTGCGAGTTCTTCAACGCGGGCGGGAGCGTGAAGGACCGTATCAGCCTGCGGATGATTGAAGATGCCGAGCGTGAGGGGACCATAAAGCCTGGGGACACGATCATTGAGCCGACGTCGGGGAACACAG GGATTGGGCtggccctggctgctgctgtgaAGGGCTATCGCTGCATCATCGTGATGCCggagaagatgagcacagagAAG GTGGATGTCTTGCGGGCACTGGGGGCTGAGATTGTGAGGACGCCCACCAACGCCAGATTTGACTCCCCCGAGTCGCACGTAGGGGTCGCCTGGAGGCTAAGGAATGAGATCCCCAATTCTCACATCCTGGACCAG TACCGCAACGCCAGCAACCCCCTCGCTCACTATGACATCACGGCCGAGGAGATCCTGCAGCAGTGTGACG GGAGGCTGGACATGCTGGTGGCGTCGGCGGGCACGGGTGGGACCATCACAGGTGTGGCCAGGAAGCTGAAGGAGAAGTGCCCTGGGTGCAAG ATTGTTGGCGTGGATCCCGAAGGCTCCATCCTCGCAGAGCCTGAGGAGCTGAACCAGACGGAGCAGACGGCCTACGAGGTGGAAGGGATCGGCTATGACTTCATCCCCACGGTGCTGGACCGCACG GTGGTGGACAAGTGGTTCAAGAGCAACGATGAGGAGGCCTTTGCCTTCGCCCGCATGCTGATCGCTCAGGAGGGGCTGTTGTGTG GTGGCAGCTCTGGCAGTGCCATGTCCGTGGCCGTGAAGGCcgcccaggagctgcaggaagGCCAGCGCTGTGTGGTGATCCTGCCGGACTCGGTGCGGAACTACAT GTCCAAGTTCCTGAGCGACAAGTGGATGCTGCAGAAGGGCTTCATGAAGGAGGAGGAGATCTCGGTGAAGAGGCCATG GTGGTGGCACCTCCAGGTTCAGGAGCTGAGCCTCTCGGCCCCGCTGACCGTGCTGCCCACTGTCACCTGTGAGCACACCATCGAGATCCTCCGGGAGAAGGGCTTCGACCAGGCGCCCGTGGTGGACGAGTCGGG GGTGATCCTAGGGATGGTGACCCTGGGGAACATGCTGTCGTCCCTGCTCGCAGGGAAGGTTCAGCCATCGGACCAGGTTTGCAAAGTCATCTACAAGCAGTTCAAACAG ATCTATCTGACGGACCCGCTGGGCAAGCTCTCGCACATCCTGGAGATGGACCACTTTGCCCTGGTGGTCCACGAGCAGATCCAGT CGCGGGACCTGGCCTTGTCGGGAGAGGTGGGGGGGCCGGCAG ACCGATGCCACGGGGAGTCCAGTAAGAGGCAGATGGTGTTCGGGGTCGTCACTGCCATCGACTTGCTGAACTTCGTGGCCACCCGGGAGCGGAACCAGAGGACGAAACCAGAAAGTGCTTTGAAGCTGGGAGGCGCGGGGGCTGAGGCCCAGCTCTGA